ATGCCCGCTGACAGCACCCGATCCAACCCGTGGATTGCGGTCCGTCCCGGTGAGGACACCGGCACGCTCGCCCGGCGCGTCTCGAGTGCGTACGAGCGGTTCGTCGCCCGATCGGCGGACAACCCCGACGAGGGTGGTGTGCCGGTCCGGTCGGTGGTTCTCGAATCCTGGCAGCGGAGTCTGCGCGGCGGTGTGGATCCGGACCGGGGTGCGGAGGGGTCGGCGCTGGGGGCGGCCGATCTCGAGGAGTACCGGGCGGCGCATCCGATCTCCTCCATTCGCCCCGTCGTGCGGAGCCTGCTGGTGGACGGTGCGGAGGATTCCGGGCTGCTCGTCGCGATCTCGGATCAGCGGGGACGGCTCCTCTGGGTGGAGGGGGATCGGTCGGCGCGCGATCGCGCGGACCGGATGAGCTTCATCGAAGGTACGGACTGGAGCGAGGCGGCGGTCGGCACCAATGCGCCGGGCACGGCCCTGCAACTCGACCACTGCGTCCAGATCTTCGGCGCGGAGCATTTCAGCAGGAACGTGCACGACTGGAGTTGCGCCGCCGCACCGGTCCACGATCCGGTCTCGGGGCAGCTGTTGGGCACCGTCGACATCACCGGCGGTCCGAGGGTCGCCACACCCGAGGCACTGCAACTGGTGCGCGCGACGGTTGCCGCAGCAGAAGCCGAACTCCGCCTGCGCGGGCTGGACGCCGGGCCCGATCCGGACCGGGGCGCTGCCCGGCTCGAGGTCCTCTCCG
This genomic interval from Rhodococcus triatomae contains the following:
- a CDS encoding GAF domain-containing protein, whose product is MPADSTRSNPWIAVRPGEDTGTLARRVSSAYERFVARSADNPDEGGVPVRSVVLESWQRSLRGGVDPDRGAEGSALGAADLEEYRAAHPISSIRPVVRSLLVDGAEDSGLLVAISDQRGRLLWVEGDRSARDRADRMSFIEGTDWSEAAVGTNAPGTALQLDHCVQIFGAEHFSRNVHDWSCAAAPVHDPVSGQLLGTVDITGGPRVATPEALQLVRATVAAAEAELRLRGLDAGPDPDRGAARLEVLSEERPRLRHGGRVVRLSRRHGEILLLLAEHPEGLAAEHLSFLLDDRELDTVTVRAEMSRLRKIFGSANIASRPYRLLVPLVTDIDEVRGDLDRGDVRAALDRYRGPVLAGSDAPGVVRIREELWASVRAGVLGEADADALRRWTESPHGRDDVESWSAYLAHLDPASPRYRRIAAHLSVLDRRLAT